From Streptomyces sp. GSL17-111, one genomic window encodes:
- a CDS encoding DUF5825 family protein, whose translation MSALPGMSLGSYEIDMPGGEAARRLFAAGARHVTLPRPVDVTDPADAAWSVRALSLVGDLSSLAIAVDWQLHTGRDPEAWRHYGHLHPPTAVLGTADPVATALAWRGAYYICKCVFRYGPGFVQVRDRRYGELRRFTIDEPEYHQAIDALVDGARADAIPGPVLDDLMGESLVLRLGDHLWWAPYRVRRWSEAPLVI comes from the coding sequence GTGAGCGCGCTTCCCGGCATGTCCCTGGGCAGTTACGAGATCGACATGCCCGGAGGCGAGGCGGCCCGTCGGCTCTTCGCCGCCGGGGCCCGGCACGTCACGCTTCCCCGCCCGGTCGACGTGACGGACCCCGCCGACGCGGCTTGGTCGGTCCGGGCGCTGAGCCTCGTGGGCGATCTGTCCAGTCTGGCCATCGCGGTCGACTGGCAGCTCCACACCGGCCGGGACCCCGAAGCCTGGCGCCACTACGGCCATCTCCACCCGCCGACCGCCGTCCTCGGCACCGCCGACCCGGTCGCGACGGCGCTGGCGTGGCGGGGCGCCTACTACATCTGCAAGTGCGTCTTCCGGTACGGTCCCGGTTTCGTGCAGGTGCGCGACCGGCGCTACGGGGAACTGCGCCGCTTCACCATCGACGAGCCGGAGTACCACCAGGCCATCGACGCCCTCGTCGACGGCGCCCGTGCCGACGCGATCCCGGGACCGGTCCTTGACGACCTCATGGGCGAGTCCCTCGTCCTTCGTCTCGGCGACCACCTGTGGTGGGCCCCCTACCGGGTCCGCCGGTGGTCGGAGGCACCGCTGGTGATCTGA
- a CDS encoding holo-ACP synthase gives MIVGVGIDVAEIDRFAQSLERTPALAERLFLPAEQFLPSGERRGVASLAARFAAKEALAKALGAPRGLRWTDAEVRTADTGAPSLVVRGTVADRAALLGVRRWHVSLSHDAGVASAVVIAEA, from the coding sequence GTGATCGTGGGGGTGGGGATCGACGTCGCCGAGATCGACCGCTTCGCGCAGTCGCTGGAGCGGACCCCGGCGCTGGCGGAGCGGCTGTTCCTCCCCGCTGAGCAGTTCCTGCCCAGCGGGGAGCGGCGCGGGGTGGCCTCCCTGGCCGCCCGGTTCGCGGCGAAGGAGGCGCTGGCCAAGGCACTGGGCGCGCCCCGGGGGCTGCGCTGGACGGACGCGGAGGTGCGGACGGCCGACACCGGCGCGCCGTCCCTGGTCGTGCGGGGCACGGTCGCGGACCGCGCCGCGCTGCTCGGCGTGCGGCGCTGGCACGTCTCGCTCAGCCACGACGCGGGCGTGGCCTCGGCCGTCGTCATCGCCGAGGCGTAG
- a CDS encoding RiPP maturation radical SAM C-methyltransferase translates to MRVLLVNMPWAPIDLPSLALGILKRSVDERVTNGTADILHANIEYVDWVTKSTEFSLEDYSYYALGSYFLGCGDWVFSSALYDDPQWRVPEFTEAMSSRVRGPRMEMTKALHVTAPDFVRHIAERIVELAPDVVGFTSTFQQNTAALAAAKYVKRLASHIATAMGGANCDGKQGEAVHRNFPFVDYVLRGEGEVSFPALLNALEADEPLSDVPGLCWRGTDGSRAVNAMSSKPLPPASILPPDYSGYFERLASSHARHWVEPKLVVEGARGCWWGEKHHCTFCGLNGSFMQFRSKSPDVFYDEIIELARKHRILDMYVVDNILDMGYVKTVLPRIIDSGFDLRMHIEIKANMRQGQLQTLADAGLIFVQPGIESLNSRVLTLMDKGVTGCQNVRMLRDAATVGLSVAWNYLHGFPGEDSEDYDDVVAQLSALEHLNPPVGPSSRIAIERFSPYFNDPGLGFSELRPAEPYRLTYDLPDAEMFDLAYVFDVPPRGIGEDVVRRLDEAIARWKRNYAGSRLTHCDLEDRIVLVSKRPAFDWTHLELTDPFELALFRLLDQPHTVRAAARKLHPGHQMGEEALRQILARWRGLGVVFEDSGQFVQIAPPALNEEFLRIDFMRHTSAGDTELTATSA, encoded by the coding sequence ATGCGCGTACTCCTGGTGAACATGCCCTGGGCCCCGATCGATCTCCCGTCGCTGGCCCTCGGAATTCTGAAACGCAGTGTCGATGAGCGCGTCACGAACGGAACAGCGGACATTCTCCACGCCAATATCGAGTATGTGGACTGGGTCACCAAGTCAACGGAGTTCTCGCTGGAGGACTACTCCTACTACGCGCTGGGATCCTATTTCCTGGGATGCGGTGACTGGGTTTTCTCCTCCGCCCTCTACGACGACCCCCAGTGGCGGGTTCCCGAATTCACCGAGGCGATGAGCAGCCGGGTGCGCGGGCCCCGGATGGAAATGACGAAGGCACTGCACGTGACCGCACCCGATTTCGTCCGGCACATAGCCGAGCGCATCGTGGAGCTGGCGCCGGACGTCGTGGGTTTCACGTCGACCTTTCAGCAGAACACCGCCGCTCTGGCCGCAGCCAAGTACGTCAAGCGCCTCGCATCGCACATCGCGACGGCCATGGGGGGCGCCAACTGCGACGGCAAGCAGGGCGAGGCCGTCCACCGCAACTTCCCCTTCGTCGACTACGTCCTGCGCGGCGAGGGCGAAGTGTCTTTCCCCGCGCTGCTCAACGCGCTGGAGGCCGACGAACCGCTGTCGGATGTGCCGGGGCTGTGCTGGCGCGGCACGGACGGCTCCCGTGCGGTCAACGCCATGAGCTCCAAACCGCTGCCACCCGCTTCGATCCTGCCGCCGGACTACTCCGGGTACTTCGAGCGACTCGCTTCCTCCCACGCACGGCACTGGGTGGAACCCAAACTGGTGGTTGAGGGCGCGCGGGGCTGCTGGTGGGGTGAGAAGCACCACTGCACCTTCTGCGGGTTGAACGGTTCGTTCATGCAGTTCCGCAGCAAGAGCCCGGACGTGTTCTACGACGAGATCATCGAACTGGCCCGCAAACACCGGATTCTTGACATGTACGTCGTCGACAACATTCTGGACATGGGCTACGTGAAGACCGTGCTGCCGCGCATCATCGACAGCGGGTTCGACCTGCGCATGCACATCGAGATCAAGGCGAACATGCGGCAGGGTCAGCTCCAGACACTCGCCGACGCGGGCCTGATCTTCGTCCAGCCCGGCATCGAGAGCCTCAACAGCCGGGTGCTGACACTGATGGACAAGGGTGTGACCGGCTGCCAGAACGTACGGATGCTCCGCGACGCCGCCACCGTGGGCCTCTCGGTGGCCTGGAACTACCTGCACGGGTTCCCCGGCGAGGACTCCGAGGACTACGACGACGTGGTGGCGCAACTGAGTGCGCTGGAGCACCTCAATCCGCCGGTCGGCCCATCCTCCCGGATCGCGATCGAGCGCTTCAGCCCGTACTTCAACGACCCCGGGCTCGGATTCTCCGAACTGCGGCCCGCCGAACCGTACCGGTTGACCTACGACCTCCCCGACGCCGAGATGTTCGACCTGGCGTACGTCTTCGATGTGCCGCCGCGCGGGATCGGCGAGGACGTCGTCCGCCGCCTCGACGAGGCCATCGCGCGCTGGAAGCGCAACTACGCCGGCAGCCGCCTCACCCACTGCGATCTGGAGGACCGGATCGTCCTGGTCAGCAAGCGGCCGGCCTTCGACTGGACCCACCTGGAGCTGACGGACCCCTTCGAACTGGCCCTGTTCCGGCTACTCGACCAGCCGCACACGGTGAGGGCCGCCGCTCGCAAACTGCACCCCGGCCACCAGATGGGCGAAGAGGCTCTGCGGCAGATTCTGGCGCGGTGGCGTGGGCTCGGGGTGGTCTTCGAGGACAGCGGGCAGTTCGTGCAGATCGCGCCGCCCGCGCTCAACGAGGAGTTCCTCCGCATCGACTTCATGCGGCACACCTCCGCCGGTGACACCGAGCTCACCGCGACGTCCGCCTGA